Proteins encoded by one window of Chondromyces crocatus:
- a CDS encoding DUF2169 family type VI secretion system accessory protein: MKATGFTPCVAQLSTTDERGAPMLSVLVKRTYVLDGDTCVTAPEQAQLQGLRVDPEEPEVVLDEADIWPLKRLTDVVVRGHAYPQWSRGEGTAAVGFGEFRKEIAVIGDRRATLHGGRVVFSDPTPVQKVPLRYSHAYGGYDRIAEAKFGNPCSELKPYLSPMLAGWRYSPYRYPRNGVGKGFVIEATAEALEAAGLPNLEDPADRLTPSRLAVGSPLAWPKMPLPWCTDWASLGTFPRYAYLGGRPEHEPLPNDFPEVQRGFLAQGFPRRDASPEDMFSDRVFNAGAFGLQMGPITAPAVGSVVFRLSHVHPRRPQIAFRLPSNAPVIKVDGRNGRLLATEPVLHHVVIEPDLDRVTVLWRGAAPALRRYAMEELVDMPLEVSW, from the coding sequence TTGAAGGCGACGGGCTTCACCCCGTGCGTGGCGCAGCTCTCGACGACGGACGAGCGGGGGGCGCCCATGCTGTCGGTGCTCGTCAAGCGCACCTACGTGCTCGATGGGGACACCTGCGTGACCGCGCCCGAGCAGGCGCAGCTCCAGGGCCTGCGCGTCGACCCCGAGGAGCCCGAGGTGGTGCTCGACGAGGCCGACATCTGGCCGCTGAAGCGGCTCACCGACGTCGTGGTGCGAGGGCATGCCTACCCGCAGTGGTCGAGGGGCGAGGGCACCGCGGCGGTCGGGTTCGGTGAGTTCAGGAAAGAGATCGCCGTGATCGGCGACCGGCGCGCGACCCTCCACGGAGGCCGCGTGGTCTTCAGCGACCCCACGCCCGTCCAGAAGGTGCCCCTGCGCTACAGCCACGCCTACGGCGGCTACGACCGCATCGCCGAGGCGAAGTTCGGCAACCCGTGCAGTGAGCTGAAGCCCTACCTCTCCCCGATGCTCGCGGGCTGGAGGTACAGTCCTTACCGCTACCCGCGCAACGGTGTCGGCAAGGGCTTCGTGATCGAGGCGACCGCCGAGGCGCTCGAAGCGGCCGGGCTGCCGAACCTCGAAGATCCCGCAGACCGCCTGACGCCTTCGCGCCTCGCCGTCGGATCCCCGCTGGCCTGGCCGAAGATGCCGCTGCCCTGGTGCACGGACTGGGCGAGCCTGGGCACCTTCCCGCGCTACGCCTACCTCGGAGGTCGTCCCGAGCACGAGCCGCTCCCCAACGACTTCCCCGAGGTGCAGCGCGGTTTCCTCGCCCAGGGCTTCCCGCGGCGCGACGCGTCCCCCGAGGACATGTTCAGCGACCGGGTGTTCAACGCGGGGGCGTTCGGCCTCCAGATGGGCCCGATCACGGCCCCGGCCGTCGGGAGCGTCGTCTTCCGGCTGAGCCATGTGCACCCGCGGCGGCCGCAGATCGCGTTCCGGCTGCCGTCGAACGCGCCGGTGATCAAGGTCGATGGGCGCAACGGGCGGCTCCTGGCCACGGAGCCGGTGCTCCATCATGTGGTGATCGAGCCGGATCTCGATCGGGTGACCGTGCTGTGGCGGGGCGCGGCACCTGCGCTCCGTCGCTACGCGATGGAGGAGCTCGTCGACATGCCGCTGGAGGTGAGCTGGTGA
- a CDS encoding DUF2169 family type VI secretion system accessory protein, protein MDGLNLTPYPAMLLTTVLDDERLGGSMITRATFDLSDGELTPSPEQPWIVSVEPWESPLGPFDPDQPFRTDGVDLLVRGDACAPKGEPAKEVPLSVEVGSFRASAVAIGPRVWGRLRSGALVPTDPVAFTTLPIGLSAAYGGVGEVDGQKAPYPLNPLGKGFYGEEGAALHQPLPEIEDPAARIKRWDDRPDPVGFGLCQFPHPLRLRESVLLDGRPAAEAGARMDPGKPRPKIEPSHRMFNRAFPKLIAPSVAPGDLVTVTGFSADGPLSFRIPPTLLRVYLAFGEKLVERTPSIEAVGIDVPARKVFLGYRYPFRYVFVPHQRRVVTLFTVEA, encoded by the coding sequence ATGGATGGCCTGAACCTCACCCCGTACCCCGCCATGCTGCTCACCACGGTGCTCGACGACGAGCGGCTGGGTGGGTCGATGATCACGCGGGCCACGTTCGACCTCTCCGACGGGGAGCTCACGCCTTCCCCCGAGCAGCCGTGGATCGTGTCGGTGGAGCCGTGGGAGTCGCCGCTGGGCCCCTTCGACCCGGACCAGCCCTTCCGGACCGATGGGGTGGATCTCCTGGTCCGAGGCGACGCCTGCGCGCCCAAGGGGGAGCCCGCGAAGGAGGTGCCGCTCTCCGTGGAGGTCGGGAGCTTCCGCGCGTCGGCCGTGGCCATCGGTCCGCGGGTCTGGGGCAGGCTGCGCTCGGGCGCGCTGGTGCCGACGGATCCCGTGGCCTTCACCACGCTCCCCATCGGCCTCTCGGCGGCCTACGGCGGCGTGGGGGAGGTCGACGGGCAGAAGGCCCCGTACCCCTTGAACCCCCTCGGGAAGGGCTTCTACGGCGAGGAAGGGGCCGCGCTCCACCAGCCCCTCCCGGAGATCGAGGACCCTGCCGCCAGGATCAAGCGGTGGGACGATCGGCCCGACCCGGTGGGCTTCGGCCTCTGCCAGTTCCCGCACCCGCTGCGTCTGCGAGAGTCCGTCCTCCTGGACGGGCGCCCGGCGGCGGAGGCAGGCGCGCGGATGGATCCCGGCAAGCCGCGGCCGAAGATCGAGCCGTCCCACCGGATGTTCAACCGCGCCTTCCCCAAGCTCATCGCTCCGAGCGTCGCGCCAGGGGATCTCGTCACGGTCACCGGCTTCTCGGCCGATGGGCCGCTCTCGTTCCGCATCCCGCCGACGCTGCTGCGGGTGTACCTCGCGTTCGGGGAGAAGCTCGTGGAGCGGACGCCCTCGATCGAGGCCGTGGGCATCGACGTGCCCGCGCGCAAGGTCTTCCTCGGGTATCGCTACCCGTTCCGTTACGTCTTCGTCCCTCACCAGCGCAGGGTCGTCACCCTGTTCACCGTGGAGGCATAG
- a CDS encoding type VI secretion system Vgr family protein, which yields MSITNLMVSVASGDALSVRQFSVQEALSSPFLVSLVVASDNPNVDFDAVVGHGAMFTIQGKQTRAWSGLCNRFEQTGFEQEGVALYHLNVVPRLWLLTQRRNHRMFQQLSELDIVRKLLDEWGIEPDEKLTGVYKKRKYRVQYGESDFAFISRMLEDAGITYYFEQHGEETRLVLSDAPQTNVPRTPKIPYRDGHMSVAWDYVTAVRIGREVRPGRYTMRDHDYRQPPDYKLLAKAEGGDALEQQLEQFHYVPGSFLFGADKGEPTPHADDRGMTRSDEKEAKPLTQRRLDAKRGNARVCTFETNALDLAPGMVMNMLDHPRAELSEGEGLLVISSTLSGTPMNVAHGCEVRSASVPYRPRLRTPKPKVSGVESATVVGPKGEEIHTDEFGRVRVHFHWDRESSMNEQSSCWIHVSQSWAGAGFGTTHLPRIGQEVLVDFLSGDPDRPVVVGRVYTNLQKTPYKLPDHKTQTGWKSNSTGGTGGYNEIMFEDMGGRELLRMQAERDLNKLVKRNESVTVGLNRSKSVGNDDSLTVGNDRTRMVGNNESVTIGSNQSITVGVDQTITVGGKQTETIMDDRTLTLTGNLTETIIGNATLTQLGNQTEMLSGNRSETIAGDMSLIQLGSQTELQAGSRMLLQLGSETEIRLGSELHVQLGTETQVRIGTSTHFHAGTQTETVTSEKTINTPIMTINAATKAVVRAALIELIASGEVKINGAKVSVNAGAIDVIASGVTDIKGSIIKLNC from the coding sequence ATGTCGATCACGAATTTGATGGTGTCCGTCGCCTCGGGCGATGCGCTCTCTGTCCGGCAGTTCAGCGTCCAGGAGGCGCTGTCGTCGCCGTTCCTCGTGTCGCTGGTGGTGGCCAGTGACAACCCCAACGTGGACTTCGATGCCGTGGTGGGCCACGGAGCGATGTTCACGATCCAGGGCAAGCAGACGCGCGCCTGGTCGGGGCTCTGCAACCGGTTCGAGCAGACCGGGTTCGAGCAGGAGGGGGTGGCGCTCTACCACCTGAACGTGGTGCCGAGGCTGTGGCTCCTGACCCAGCGGCGCAACCACCGGATGTTCCAGCAGCTCTCGGAGCTGGACATCGTGCGGAAGCTGCTCGACGAGTGGGGCATCGAGCCGGACGAGAAGCTCACCGGCGTCTACAAGAAGCGAAAATACCGGGTGCAGTACGGGGAGAGCGACTTCGCGTTCATCAGCCGCATGCTGGAGGATGCGGGCATCACCTACTACTTCGAGCAGCACGGCGAGGAGACGCGGCTCGTGCTCTCCGACGCGCCACAGACGAACGTGCCACGGACGCCGAAGATCCCGTACCGGGATGGTCACATGTCGGTCGCGTGGGATTACGTGACCGCCGTGCGCATCGGCCGGGAAGTGCGCCCGGGCCGCTACACGATGCGCGATCACGACTACCGGCAGCCGCCGGACTACAAGCTCCTGGCGAAGGCGGAGGGCGGTGACGCGCTCGAACAGCAGCTCGAGCAGTTTCATTACGTGCCGGGATCGTTTCTCTTCGGCGCGGACAAGGGGGAGCCGACGCCGCACGCCGACGATCGGGGCATGACCCGCTCGGACGAGAAGGAGGCGAAGCCCCTGACGCAGCGGCGCCTCGACGCGAAGCGAGGAAACGCGCGGGTTTGCACGTTCGAGACCAACGCGCTCGACCTCGCACCTGGGATGGTGATGAACATGCTCGACCACCCGCGCGCCGAGCTGAGCGAGGGGGAGGGCCTGCTGGTGATCTCGTCGACGCTGAGCGGGACGCCGATGAACGTGGCCCACGGCTGCGAGGTGCGGAGCGCGTCGGTCCCCTACCGTCCGCGGCTGCGGACACCGAAGCCCAAGGTGTCCGGCGTGGAGAGCGCGACGGTGGTCGGGCCGAAGGGGGAAGAGATCCACACCGACGAATTCGGCCGCGTGCGCGTGCATTTCCACTGGGATCGCGAGAGCTCGATGAACGAGCAGAGCTCGTGCTGGATCCACGTGAGCCAGAGCTGGGCGGGCGCGGGCTTCGGGACGACGCATCTCCCGCGGATCGGGCAGGAGGTGCTGGTCGACTTCCTCAGCGGCGATCCGGACCGGCCGGTCGTCGTGGGGCGCGTCTACACGAACCTCCAGAAGACGCCGTACAAGCTGCCGGATCACAAGACGCAGACAGGGTGGAAGAGCAACTCGACCGGAGGGACGGGCGGCTACAACGAGATCATGTTCGAGGACATGGGCGGCAGGGAGCTCCTCCGGATGCAGGCCGAGCGGGACCTGAACAAGCTCGTGAAGCGCAACGAGTCGGTGACGGTCGGTCTCAACCGCTCGAAGTCCGTGGGCAACGACGACAGCCTCACGGTGGGCAACGACCGGACCCGCATGGTCGGGAACAACGAGAGCGTGACCATCGGATCGAACCAATCGATCACGGTGGGCGTAGATCAGACGATCACGGTGGGCGGCAAGCAGACCGAGACCATCATGGACGACCGGACGCTGACGCTCACGGGCAACCTCACGGAGACGATCATCGGCAACGCCACGCTCACCCAGCTCGGCAACCAGACCGAGATGCTCTCGGGCAACCGGTCGGAGACGATCGCCGGCGACATGTCGCTGATCCAGCTCGGGAGCCAGACGGAGCTGCAAGCCGGGAGCCGGATGCTGCTGCAGCTCGGCAGCGAGACGGAGATCCGGCTCGGGAGTGAGCTGCACGTGCAGCTCGGCACCGAGACGCAGGTGCGGATCGGGACGTCGACGCATTTCCATGCAGGGACACAGACGGAGACCGTGACGTCCGAGAAGACGATCAACACGCCGATCATGACCATCAACGCCGCGACGAAGGCGGTGGTGAGGGCGGCCCTGATCGAGCTCATCGCCTCCGGGGAGGTGAAGATCAACGGCGCCAAGGTCAGCGTCAATGCCGGCGCCATCGACGTGATCGCCAGCGGCGTGACGGACATCAAGGGGAGCATCATCAAGCTGAACTGCTGA
- a CDS encoding DUF6402 family protein, producing MALTLTNIPRIMRHHGWNNGARMLDIWFSRPSAIAPAYGAPDTTTITMDGFVLTYQRAKAVYDKLVQEQIWANPAAQGEVRRLLARLGRLGGTRAWFGDINRPPTVLDADYINFRTVSFGLGNLDDLSAALGNFTYRVAIAGEAEGLSGGGTRVYVHQVGIYVRDSFDFNGSQFLGYWDDSDNSVSMLNFLSGDGVENASFQAHRRRTGMGGDFLIYSDTKKLMRSPPEIFDV from the coding sequence ATGGCCCTGACGTTGACCAACATTCCGCGGATCATGCGCCACCATGGCTGGAACAACGGTGCGCGGATGCTCGACATCTGGTTCTCGCGTCCGAGCGCGATCGCGCCGGCCTACGGGGCGCCCGACACGACCACCATCACGATGGATGGTTTCGTGCTGACCTATCAGCGCGCGAAGGCGGTCTATGACAAGCTGGTCCAGGAGCAGATCTGGGCGAACCCTGCCGCGCAGGGCGAGGTACGCCGGCTCCTCGCCAGACTGGGCCGGCTCGGTGGAACACGGGCGTGGTTCGGCGACATCAACAGGCCGCCCACGGTCCTCGACGCCGACTACATCAACTTCCGTACGGTGAGCTTCGGCCTGGGGAATCTCGATGATCTGAGCGCTGCGCTCGGTAATTTCACCTACCGGGTGGCCATCGCGGGCGAAGCGGAGGGCCTGTCCGGGGGAGGGACCCGCGTGTACGTGCACCAGGTCGGCATCTACGTGCGGGACTCCTTCGACTTCAACGGCTCGCAGTTCCTCGGCTACTGGGATGACTCCGACAACTCGGTGAGCATGTTGAACTTCCTGTCCGGAGACGGCGTCGAGAACGCCTCCTTCCAGGCCCATCGAAGGCGCACCGGGATGGGCGGTGATTTCCTGATCTACTCCGACACGAAAAAGCTCATGCGGTCACCGCCCGAGATCTTCGATGTCTGA
- a CDS encoding DUF2169 family type VI secretion system accessory protein has protein sequence MDLVSASPLKVGSLLWQPRPAVWMITVVCKATYVLRPIQSVFSREQEPIHEADEYWNGDEQRSLKVASDMAPIKRRADVILVGNVYAPRGQPVSSLVARLVVGEVDKAIEVHADRAWALDGQLIAGPRFTGMPLLYERAAGGPGTSNPAGVRADARADVFGRVPLPNLQPPGIYVAQRGVAVPPVGFGPIAHRWPDRLAKLYRHAATWDDRRWMERPLPEDIDAAFFNVAPPDQQVGALRNDERIILENLHAEHARLVTSLPGIFPRAVVERADGTSQELGLRCDTLTIDTARGICTLVWRGQAALSWQNEPGRLVVTAEGPGMQEAQASLSAASTAVAPLAPASTVVAPLAPASAEAGASAPPQEGTKRTWKTTQPGNLPVMGAVLPFTPETQGRAPAAASTADAASSSLAVGARGQSAEFTPPSSRFDAGAQIQGAPLVPELGQTPGASLVPELGQTQAGSFVSPLSVLPFTTPDRAGASLPTSVAPPPPLPPPPPPPPPYEAPPEPKFAWGVEADRARPTSVAPPTSVAPPPLQEAPPPLPPPMRMQEAPSPPPMRMQEAPPPLMRLQEAPPPLMRLQEAPPPMAQETPPPVVQGASAPAPPPLIGPLATADMELPATPLAQASAPVAPAALEAAPEEAPVELSIERYSEICAEIAEERAPRAAVLERHELTERDFGANEQRWTKALDEERAKGASRLRTASDRAYVEAVETFRGPITLPEYAQIAIGLERGGAKQVLDELRIQQPALMRIVRLWTRKIATDPKLGDEMRATIAELRSS, from the coding sequence ATGGATCTCGTCTCCGCCAGCCCGCTCAAGGTCGGCTCACTTCTCTGGCAGCCGCGACCCGCCGTCTGGATGATCACCGTGGTCTGCAAGGCGACGTATGTCCTGCGACCGATCCAGTCCGTCTTCTCGCGGGAGCAGGAGCCCATCCACGAGGCGGACGAGTACTGGAACGGTGACGAGCAACGCAGCCTGAAGGTGGCGAGCGACATGGCGCCCATCAAGCGGCGCGCGGACGTCATCCTGGTGGGCAACGTCTATGCGCCCCGAGGGCAGCCCGTGTCGTCGCTGGTGGCGCGGCTCGTCGTCGGCGAGGTGGACAAGGCGATCGAGGTCCATGCCGATCGCGCGTGGGCGCTGGACGGGCAGCTCATCGCCGGGCCGCGCTTCACCGGGATGCCGCTGCTGTACGAGCGGGCCGCGGGCGGGCCAGGGACGTCGAACCCGGCAGGGGTGCGCGCCGATGCGCGCGCCGACGTGTTCGGGCGGGTGCCGCTACCGAACCTGCAACCGCCGGGGATCTACGTGGCGCAGCGGGGGGTCGCGGTTCCCCCCGTCGGGTTCGGTCCCATCGCGCATCGATGGCCGGATCGGCTGGCGAAGCTCTACCGGCACGCCGCGACCTGGGACGACCGGAGGTGGATGGAGCGGCCGCTGCCAGAGGACATCGACGCCGCGTTCTTCAACGTGGCGCCACCCGATCAGCAGGTCGGTGCGCTCCGGAACGACGAGCGGATCATCCTGGAGAACCTCCACGCCGAGCACGCGCGGCTCGTGACGAGCCTGCCAGGGATCTTCCCGCGCGCGGTGGTGGAGCGCGCCGATGGCACGTCGCAGGAGCTGGGGCTGCGGTGCGATACCCTGACGATCGACACCGCGAGGGGGATCTGCACCCTGGTGTGGCGTGGTCAGGCCGCGCTTTCCTGGCAAAACGAGCCGGGTCGGCTGGTGGTCACCGCCGAGGGGCCGGGGATGCAGGAAGCGCAAGCGAGCCTCTCGGCAGCGAGCACCGCGGTGGCCCCTCTCGCGCCCGCGAGCACCGTGGTGGCCCCTCTCGCGCCCGCAAGCGCCGAGGCTGGTGCGTCCGCGCCGCCGCAGGAGGGGACGAAGCGGACGTGGAAGACCACGCAGCCGGGGAATTTGCCCGTCATGGGTGCCGTGCTGCCCTTCACGCCGGAGACGCAAGGGCGGGCGCCCGCGGCAGCGTCGACGGCGGACGCTGCGTCGAGCAGCCTCGCGGTCGGAGCGCGGGGCCAGAGCGCCGAGTTCACACCGCCGTCGAGCCGTTTCGATGCCGGGGCGCAGATCCAAGGCGCTCCGCTCGTGCCGGAGCTGGGGCAGACGCCGGGGGCTTCGCTCGTGCCGGAGCTGGGGCAGACCCAGGCTGGGTCGTTCGTATCGCCGTTGAGCGTGCTGCCGTTCACCACGCCGGATCGCGCTGGCGCTTCCCTTCCCACCTCGGTGGCACCGCCGCCGCCGTTGCCGCCGCCGCCACCACCACCACCACCGTACGAGGCTCCGCCGGAGCCGAAGTTCGCGTGGGGGGTGGAGGCCGACAGGGCGAGGCCGACCTCGGTGGCGCCGCCGACCTCGGTGGCACCGCCGCCGCTGCAAGAGGCGCCGCCGCCGCTGCCGCCGCCGATGCGGATGCAAGAGGCGCCGTCGCCGCCGCCGATGCGGATGCAAGAGGCGCCGCCACCGCTGATGCGGCTGCAAGAGGCGCCGCCGCCGCTGATGCGGCTGCAAGAGGCGCCGCCGCCGATGGCTCAGGAAACGCCGCCGCCGGTGGTGCAAGGGGCGTCGGCGCCGGCGCCGCCGCCGCTGATCGGGCCGCTGGCGACGGCGGACATGGAGCTGCCGGCGACGCCGCTGGCACAGGCCTCGGCTCCGGTTGCTCCAGCGGCGCTCGAGGCGGCTCCCGAGGAGGCGCCGGTCGAGCTCTCCATCGAGCGCTACTCGGAGATCTGCGCCGAGATCGCGGAGGAACGCGCCCCCCGCGCCGCGGTGCTGGAGCGGCACGAGCTGACCGAACGCGACTTTGGCGCGAACGAGCAGCGCTGGACGAAGGCGCTCGACGAGGAGAGAGCGAAGGGGGCGAGCCGGCTTCGGACGGCGAGCGATCGCGCGTACGTGGAGGCCGTCGAGACGTTCCGTGGGCCCATCACCCTGCCGGAGTACGCGCAGATCGCGATCGGTCTCGAGCGGGGAGGGGCGAAGCAAGTCCTCGACGAGCTGCGGATCCAGCAGCCGGCGCTGATGCGGATCGTCCGCTTGTGGACGAGGAAGATCGCGACCGATCCGAAGCTCGGCGACGAGATGCGGGCGACGATCGCGGAGCTGCGCAGCTCATGA
- a CDS encoding type VI secretion system Vgr family protein has product MLRAPPHPVRPYVEDLIKLVSSVVPETGRVVAFRGTEAISTPYEFEIFFSLTDGTGEQLDLGDAIGAKAVLTLDREADRIPPYHFSGILAAVDLLHEVEGLSLFRAVLVPRLWLLGLSKHSRIFTKMALPDILKAVLAENGFGPDDFELRLGKYSVEEHVCQYRESDLDFLSRWMEREGIFYFFEHGEWGEKLILCDDRTYEDDLLGAPVRYHPQLGQDRSAGLSFRTFTCKHRTLPTKVLYKDYDYAKPNLRLAGSADVAENGAGEVSLYGERFFSAAAGERLAKMRAEELLTRQVLFHATGSRTHLRPGHEFELEEHSRAAFNARYVAIEATHWGNQQGNNSAFRDFIQMEHEEVYFVDVVAIPAETQFRAASRVAWPRIYGFENGTVDGPAESEYAQIDDQGRYCVRFKFDESGLKNGRASTFVRMVQPHGGSIEGFHFPLRKETEIIFSFLGGDPDRPVITGVVPNALTPSPVTSGNYTKNVLQTGGRNRLEIEDKAGQQRITLSTPYSNSYLRMGSPNAEHEFIMKTDDNTLLTAGKDFDQFVGQNGGGSWTATIKDDWKTTVQAGVHELNVDTGTSTTVVEGDTKLQVKTGNYAIAVDTASMTTTVESDSTTTINGSKYEVNVTAGLTKIDTALTTDILSTGKLTISTKNANDYLVANGMLFTVGEDLTQTVTGQHILTTGAITQVVNGSYTQNITESFSQTTAASSKFWTAAKDSRTLGFAYALNVGGKATFDLSANFLLQASISANITAGLRLDAKLSASLSVTAGIDIDVASIKYDQKALKFETGGVGFKNLGTLLHLVGISIFS; this is encoded by the coding sequence ATGCTGCGCGCACCGCCACATCCAGTGAGGCCGTACGTGGAAGACCTGATCAAGCTAGTTTCAAGCGTAGTTCCCGAGACGGGTCGCGTGGTTGCGTTCCGAGGCACGGAGGCGATCTCGACGCCGTACGAGTTCGAGATCTTCTTCTCGCTGACGGACGGGACCGGCGAGCAGCTCGACCTGGGGGACGCCATCGGCGCCAAGGCGGTGCTCACCCTCGACCGGGAAGCGGACCGGATTCCCCCCTACCACTTCTCGGGGATCCTGGCGGCCGTGGACCTCTTGCACGAGGTGGAGGGGCTCTCGCTCTTTCGCGCGGTGCTGGTCCCGCGCCTCTGGCTGCTCGGGCTCTCGAAGCACAGCCGGATCTTCACCAAGATGGCGCTGCCGGACATCCTCAAGGCGGTGCTCGCGGAGAACGGCTTCGGGCCGGACGACTTCGAGCTGCGTCTCGGGAAGTACTCGGTCGAGGAGCACGTCTGCCAGTACCGCGAGAGTGATCTCGACTTCCTCTCGCGGTGGATGGAGCGCGAGGGCATCTTCTACTTCTTCGAGCACGGCGAGTGGGGCGAGAAGCTCATCCTCTGCGACGACAGGACGTACGAGGACGATCTCCTCGGCGCCCCCGTGCGCTACCACCCGCAGCTCGGGCAAGACCGGAGCGCCGGCCTCTCCTTCCGCACCTTCACGTGCAAGCACCGGACGCTGCCGACGAAGGTCCTCTACAAGGACTACGACTACGCGAAGCCGAACCTGCGCCTCGCAGGCTCTGCGGACGTGGCGGAGAACGGCGCTGGCGAGGTGAGCCTCTACGGCGAGCGGTTCTTCAGCGCCGCGGCCGGCGAGCGGCTGGCGAAGATGCGCGCCGAGGAGCTGCTCACGCGGCAGGTGCTGTTCCATGCGACCGGGAGCCGCACCCACCTCCGGCCGGGCCACGAGTTCGAGCTGGAGGAGCACTCGCGCGCGGCGTTCAACGCGAGGTACGTCGCCATCGAGGCCACGCACTGGGGCAACCAGCAAGGGAACAACTCGGCGTTCCGTGACTTCATCCAGATGGAGCACGAGGAGGTGTACTTCGTCGACGTCGTGGCGATTCCCGCCGAGACGCAGTTCCGGGCGGCGAGCCGGGTAGCGTGGCCGCGGATCTACGGGTTCGAGAACGGGACGGTCGATGGGCCCGCCGAGAGCGAGTACGCACAGATCGACGATCAGGGCCGGTACTGCGTGCGGTTCAAGTTCGACGAGTCGGGCCTGAAGAACGGGCGGGCGTCGACGTTCGTGCGCATGGTGCAGCCGCACGGCGGGAGCATCGAGGGCTTCCACTTCCCGCTGCGCAAGGAGACGGAGATCATCTTCAGCTTCCTCGGCGGCGATCCGGACCGGCCGGTCATCACCGGCGTCGTGCCGAACGCGCTCACGCCGAGCCCGGTGACGAGCGGCAACTACACGAAGAACGTGCTCCAGACGGGCGGCAGAAACCGGCTGGAGATCGAGGACAAGGCCGGGCAGCAGCGCATCACGCTGTCGACGCCGTACTCGAACTCGTACCTCCGCATGGGGTCCCCCAACGCGGAGCACGAGTTCATCATGAAGACGGACGACAACACGCTGCTCACGGCGGGCAAGGACTTCGACCAGTTCGTCGGCCAGAACGGCGGCGGGTCGTGGACGGCGACCATCAAGGACGACTGGAAGACCACCGTGCAGGCCGGGGTCCACGAGCTGAACGTCGACACCGGCACGTCGACGACCGTGGTCGAGGGGGACACCAAGCTCCAGGTCAAGACCGGCAACTACGCCATCGCCGTGGACACGGCCTCGATGACGACGACCGTCGAGAGCGACTCGACGACCACGATCAACGGCTCGAAATACGAAGTGAACGTCACCGCCGGCCTCACGAAGATCGACACGGCGCTCACGACCGACATCCTGAGCACCGGCAAGCTGACGATTTCGACGAAGAATGCGAACGATTACCTCGTCGCGAACGGCATGCTCTTCACGGTCGGTGAAGATCTCACCCAGACCGTCACCGGCCAGCACATCCTGACGACGGGCGCCATCACCCAGGTGGTGAACGGCAGCTACACGCAGAACATCACCGAGAGCTTCTCCCAGACGACCGCGGCCTCCTCCAAGTTCTGGACGGCGGCCAAGGACAGCCGGACCCTGGGCTTCGCCTACGCACTGAACGTGGGCGGCAAGGCGACGTTCGACCTGTCGGCGAACTTCCTGCTCCAGGCGTCGATCTCCGCCAACATCACCGCGGGCCTCCGGCTCGACGCGAAGCTCAGCGCCAGCCTGTCGGTGACCGCGGGCATCGACATCGACGTGGCGTCGATCAAGTACGACCAGAAGGCCCTCAAGTTCGAGACCGGCGGCGTCGGGTTCAAGAACCTCGGGACGCTCCTGCACCTCGTCGGCATCAGCATCTTTTCATGA